In Capricornis sumatraensis isolate serow.1 chromosome 16, serow.2, whole genome shotgun sequence, a genomic segment contains:
- the LOC138092399 gene encoding hemoglobin fetal subunit beta has protein sequence MLSAEEKASVISLFAKVNVEEVGAEALGRLLVVYPWTQRFFEHFGDLSTADAILGNPKVKAHGKKVLDSFSEGLKQLDDLKGAFASLSELHCDKLHVDPENFRLLGNVLVVVLARRFGGEFTPELQANFQKVVTGVANALAHRYH, from the exons ATGCTGAGTGCTGAGGAGAAGGCTTCTGTCATCTCCCTATTTGCCAAGGTGAACGTGGAAGAAGTTGGTGCTGAGGCCCTGGGCAG GCTGCTGGTTGTCTACCCCTGGACTCAGAGGTTCTTTGAGCACTTTGGGGACTTGTCCACTGCTGATGCCATTTTGGGCAACCCTAAGGTGAAGGCCCATGGCAAGAAGGTGCTAGACTCCTTTAGTGAGGGCCTGAAGCAACTTGATGACCTCAAGGGTGCCTTTGCCTCACTGAGTGAGCTGCACTGTGATAAGCTGCACGTGGATCCTGAGAACTTCAGG CTCCTGGGCAATGTGCTGGTGGTTGTGCTGGCTCGCCGCTTTGGAGGTGAATTCACCCCGGAGCTGCAGGCTAACTTTCAGAAGGTGGTGACTGGTGTTGCCAATGCCCTGGCCCACAGATATCACTAA